The genomic window ATACGGGCATGGAATTCGATGGATCCGGATCTCAGATCCGTGGTCGAGAGGATGGTCGCCGAAGACCCGGGCGACAGGCCGTCCAACATGGCGGAAGTGCTGGGCCTCCTCCGCGGGCTCGAACTCGCGGTCCCCCCCGCCCCGCATTCCGAATCCGCCGCAGTGATGCCGCCCATGGCGGAACCTCCCGCCGGACCCGACAGGAGGAGGCGGAGGGGGCTTCTCCCGGTCGTCATCATCGCCGCGCTCGCCATCCTGGCCGTGGTCTACGTGCTGTTCTCGCCGGGCCCTTCCGACGGCCCGGGCGGGTCGGGGCCCCCCGTGGAACCCCCTCCCGACACCCTCGCGACGCCTCCGGCCGACACGCTGCCACCGGCGGCCGACAGCGCCGCCGTACCCGGGGGTGCATCCGTGGCGGATGCCGTGGTGTGGATCTCCAACTGCACGGGCGCAGGGGGTGCGGCTTCGGCCTTCAGGGAGGGCCCTGCGCGCGACTACCCGCACGCCTATCCCTCCACCGGGGCCCGCAGGACTTCATCCGTCCTCCTGGTCAGGCGCAGCGAACCAGGTGCGGGCCTGCGGGGGCAGCCGGAGTGGCCGCTCGCGGAAAGCCTGGCCGCATGGGATACGACGATGGTCATCCTCCCTGTCGACGTCACTATCCTGCTGGGAACCGACCTCTCCTACCCGGGCGTGAACGCCTCCGTCCTGCGCGATCCATCGTCGCCCGCAGACACGATCTACGTCGACGTGGTGAACCAGGGTCTCCAGTACACCCTCGACGGCGCCGGGCCCGCCTCCTGGACGAAGGCGCTCCTCGACGGGCGATGTGTCGAACTCGGAGGAATTGAGTATCTTATATCAGTGGTCGATGCCCGGGACGGAGACCGGAGCCCCAACGAGGAGATCGGTCTCGCTGCCCTCCTCGACAGGACGACTTTTCTCTACCGGACAGATTCGGGCCTGCTCCCCGGTTTCGAGGGGTGCGTCAGGCAGTTGCTGCAGGCTGTTCCAGACGAAGTCGCCGGTCCGCCGGACAGCGTTCCCGTGCCGGATTTCTGGGTCCTATTAGGCAGGAGTTGAGAGTATGCCGTCTGAAGTGACTGGGGTCATGTCAGGGATCATCCAGGCCGAGAGAATGCAGTTCTCCGTGAGCGACATGGTGGTGCACCCCATCCATGGCGCCGGCCGGATCAGCGACATCTCGGTGAAGAACATCTCGGGCGAGTGCACGGAATGTGTCGTCGTCGATCTCATGGTGGGCAACGCCGGAGTGCTCCTCCCCGTCGAGAGCCTGGACGATACCGGCCTGCGGCACATCGTCGACGAGGGCACCCTCGACACCGCCCTGGACATGCTGGGCGGAAACCCCGAAGAGCTTCCCGGCGACTGGAGGCGCAGGATCGAGAGCCTCCGCGAGCGCGTGCACAGCGGCGACCCCAGGCTCGTGGCGACGGCGGTACGCGACATCGTAGCCCGTTCCGGTCACAGCAAGGTCAATCCGTCCGAGAAGCGGGTCCTCTCCGAGGCCGTAGGCGTGCTCGCCGGCGAAGTTGCCCTCGTGAAGAGGCTCGATGTCGATTCCGCCAGGAAGCTCGTCGAGCGTCAGGCCGGAGTCAGGCCGGTCCGCTGAGGCCGGCCCAGCCAGGGGAATGCCCGCCAGGGCCTGCGCACAGGAGAGGGAAGCCACCGGAGAGGAACTCTTCCTCGCCGTCGCGGTGACTCTCGGCAACGAAACACCCTCCCCCGGGGCGCCCGAGGAGCTGGCCTCGCTCGTGCACACCGCAGGGGGGCGGGTCGTCGGCTTCGTCACCCAGAACAGGCCGGTGCCCGATCACGCGACCTTCGTAGGCAAGGGAAAGCTCGAGGAGATCAAGGCCGCCGCCCAGGCCGGAGGCGTGTCCTCGATCGTCTTCGACCACAATCTCTCACCCGCCCAGGTCTCCCGCCTGGAGGAGGCCACGGAGTGCAAGGTCCTCGACCGCACCGAACTCATCATGTCCATCTTCGCAGGGCAGGCCCGGACGGCGGAGGCGAAGCTCCAGGTCGAGCTGGCCCAGCTCAAGTACGCACTGCCCAGGCTCAGCGGCATGTGGCACCACTTCTCACGGCTCGGCGGCGGCATCGGCACCAGGGGGCCCGGTGAGACACAGCTCGAGGTCGACAGGAGGAAGGCCAGGACCCGCATCCGGCTTCTCGAGAAGGAGCTGGAGAAGATCGCCGGCAGGCGCGACAGGCTGGCCGGCAGGAGGTCGGAAGCCTTCAGCGTGGCCCTCGCCGGGTACACGAACACCGGCAAGAGCACGCTCCTCAACCGCATCTGCGGATCCGGCGCCTACAGCGCCGACCGGCTCTTCGCCACGCTCGACTCGACGACCCGCAGGCTCTACCGCGGAGGGGCGGGATCGGTGGTCTTCTCCGATACCGTCGGTTTCATCGAGAGGCTTCCGGAAGGGCTCGTCGCCAGCTTCTACAGCACCCTCGCCGTCGTCAGGGATGCCGATCTCGTGCTCGTGGTGGGTGATGCCTCGCATCCCTGCCGCGACGTCCAGAACGAGGCCGTGAAGAGCACCCTCGAGAGGATAGGCGCCGGCAGCGTGCCCAGGCTGATGGTGTGGAACAAGATCGACATCGCCGACCCCGGATCCCTGCCGTCGGGCGGCCTGCTCGTCTCGGCGCTGACCGGCCGGGGAGTGGACGAACTCCTGTCAGCCGTCGAGGAGGAGAGGCGGAGCCGCCTGGAGTGGTTCACGCTCAGACTCCTCGTCAGGGATGGCAGGCTGGAGAACTGGATCCACGAGAACTGCGTGATCGGGAGCTTCGAGAGTACGCCGGAGGGCGTCGAGATCACCGCCGGGGCCCTGCACGGCTTCGATTCCGTGGTCGGACGCCTCTCCGGGATCGACGAATCGCTCCGGACCATCGAGAGGACGGTCTGGAGCCAGCGGTCGCTCGACCGGGGGAGGCCCGGCAGGGATGGATGACGTCACGAGGAAGAAGATCATCGATCGTCTCGTCAAGAGGCTTGCCGGGATAAGGAGCCTCCATGCGTCCGGCGTGGTAGGGCTCCCGGTGCTCGGCAGGCAGCTCTTCCAGCTCGTGAGCACCAGGGATGCCTGGCTCCTGGCCTGTTCGGTGACGGATGACGAGCGGGAGGCGAGGAGGCTGCTGATGCGGCTCCACGATCCCGAAGCCTGGAGGTCGGACTCGTCGGAAGCCGAGGAGAAGAGACGCGGCACGCTCGAGGAAAGGCTCACCCAGGCCTTCCTGGAAGGCTCCGCCGACGAGTCGAAGTCGCTCGAGGCCATGATCGACACGGCCTGCCTGCCCCATTTCGTCGGGTTCGTCCGCGACAGGGCGGGTGCCAGGGAGGCGCCCAAGGCCAGCGGCGGACGGGTGAAGGTGCTTGACTAGCGCGGGAGACCCCCGGAAGACTCCGACAGGAACCTCCGGGGGGCAGAGGCCCCTCGTCAGGCGCACCGTGCCGCTCGCAGCCGGGATCCTCCTCACCCTCGCCTCCATCTGCTACCTTGTCGACATGTCGATGGACAACATCAGGGCGGCAGGAGGCATCTCCGCCCTCCTGAACTTCGATCCGCTCCTCCTGCTCGCCTCCATGGCCGTCCTCCAGCTCCATTTCCTGGCGGCGGCGTGGTCGTGGAAGCGGGTATGCGAGGTCTCGGGCGGACGGCTCGGGCTCCGCAAGGCGTACTCGATCCACTTCGTCTCGCTGCTGGGGAAGTACATACCCGGGAAGGTCTGGGCCGCGGTCGGGAAGGTGGGCCTGTCGAGGCAGTCCGGCGTCTCCACCGCTTCCGCCGGGCGCGGGCTGGTGCTCGAGACATTGTTCATCGTCACGTGCTCCCTCATGGTTTCGCTCCCGCTGGTGCCCCGGATATCCGGGAAGCTGGGAGTCGATCTCGCCCTGTCCATGATCGCCGTGGGAGTCGTGATCTTCGCCCTGCTCCTCACCTCCCACCCCGGCGCGCACAGGCGCCTGACCGGACTGGTGAAGAGGTTGACGGGAAGGGACATAGCCTGTGTGGACCCCGGGTTCTCCAGCGTCCTGAAGCTCATCCCCGTCTATCTCCTCGTCTATCTGCTCCTCGGCCTCGCCTTCCACCTCCTGGCACTGAGCTTCGGGGTGCACCTGGAGTTCATCCCCGGGATAGCCCTCATGCCGACGTCCGTGGGCGTCGGTTTCCTCGTCCTGCTGGCACCCGCCGGGATTGGCGTCAGCGAGGTGACCCTGCTCTGGCTGATGAGGCTGGTGGTCCCTGCGGGCGAACAGGAGATCCTGCCGCTCCTGGCGCTGGCTTCCCGGCTCTGGATGACTCTGTCGGAACTGGTGGCCTTCTCCGTGGCCGTATCCATCTGGGGAGG from Candidatus Fermentibacter sp. includes these protein-coding regions:
- a CDS encoding CarD family transcriptional regulator, with translation MSGIIQAERMQFSVSDMVVHPIHGAGRISDISVKNISGECTECVVVDLMVGNAGVLLPVESLDDTGLRHIVDEGTLDTALDMLGGNPEELPGDWRRRIESLRERVHSGDPRLVATAVRDIVARSGHSKVNPSEKRVLSEAVGVLAGEVALVKRLDVDSARKLVERQAGVRPVR
- a CDS encoding lysylphosphatidylglycerol synthase domain-containing protein, whose translation is MTSAGDPRKTPTGTSGGQRPLVRRTVPLAAGILLTLASICYLVDMSMDNIRAAGGISALLNFDPLLLLASMAVLQLHFLAAAWSWKRVCEVSGGRLGLRKAYSIHFVSLLGKYIPGKVWAAVGKVGLSRQSGVSTASAGRGLVLETLFIVTCSLMVSLPLVPRISGKLGVDLALSMIAVGVVIFALLLTSHPGAHRRLTGLVKRLTGRDIACVDPGFSSVLKLIPVYLLVYLLLGLAFHLLALSFGVHLEFIPGIALMPTSVGVGFLVLLAPAGIGVSEVTLLWLMRLVVPAGEQEILPLLALASRLWMTLSELVAFSVAVSIWGGWKAMAGALSRERAGSMGGGAPGPASGECEPVDEDMRQAVGLHPVEGVLDGDDPPEDL
- the hflX gene encoding GTPase HflX translates to MPARACAQEREATGEELFLAVAVTLGNETPSPGAPEELASLVHTAGGRVVGFVTQNRPVPDHATFVGKGKLEEIKAAAQAGGVSSIVFDHNLSPAQVSRLEEATECKVLDRTELIMSIFAGQARTAEAKLQVELAQLKYALPRLSGMWHHFSRLGGGIGTRGPGETQLEVDRRKARTRIRLLEKELEKIAGRRDRLAGRRSEAFSVALAGYTNTGKSTLLNRICGSGAYSADRLFATLDSTTRRLYRGGAGSVVFSDTVGFIERLPEGLVASFYSTLAVVRDADLVLVVGDASHPCRDVQNEAVKSTLERIGAGSVPRLMVWNKIDIADPGSLPSGGLLVSALTGRGVDELLSAVEEERRSRLEWFTLRLLVRDGRLENWIHENCVIGSFESTPEGVEITAGALHGFDSVVGRLSGIDESLRTIERTVWSQRSLDRGRPGRDG